CAATGTTAACGACTTCTCCATATACAGCCGTTAAACGTTCATGCTCCGGGAAGCTTACACGAATTTCTTTATCTGTTGAAGTCCCTGCTGCTAATGCATAAAATTCTGTTTTTAAACTATGGAAAGGGGCTCTGTCTACTAGCACGATTTCCGTGTCTAATGGAAGATTGTTTGGTAACAAACGAAGCATGACACGCATATTGCCGTAGCCGCCACCTAAAAGTACTAATTTTCCCATAATAGTCTCCTTTTATACCTCTTATAATAATTGTTCACAAAGTATCCACAAATGAGTATAACCGATTGTGAGATGTTTCACAATATAAGAATGCAATTTTGTGAAAGATTTCACAAAATAAATGATTACCTGCATTTTTCGAATGATTTTCGTAGTATTTGCATTTCACCATTACAACCCTAATTCCCCTCATAGTTCCCTTCAATACCTTTTTTTCAAGAATTTAACTAGAAATTAAATTCCTCCTTAGCTCAAGATAAACTTAAATTATTGACGAAAGTTTTAAAAGCGAGTAGCATTACTTTGGTGAGGTGACATGTATGAATCCAATGGTTGAATTTTGTGTAAGTAATTTAGCAAATGGCTCTCAAAAAGCATATGAAATATTAGAGCGTGATCCAAACATCGACGTTCTGGAATATGGCTGCCTCAGCTACTGTACGAAATGCTCAGAATCCTTTTATGCAATCGTCAATGGCGAATTAGTGGAAGCTGACTCCCCTGAAGCGTTAACAGATGCCATTTATCAATTTATAGAAGAAAATCCTTTATGGTAGACGATAAAGAACAACTATAATAAATTTGAACATATGAAAAGGATGTTATGCCAAAATTTCGACAAAACATCCTTTTTAATTTTATTAAATTAAAGCCTCTATAACATATGTTGGCTGCTGTTCTTTTTCTAACACACTACTTGTTGGTGTTACACCCGTATTAACATGAATAGTATCACAGCCAAAACGAATACCACACATGATATCTGTATCATAATTATCGCCAATCATGACCATCTCTTCTTTTGTAAAACCGTGCTGAGAAGCAATCATCTCAAGCATCGCAGGTGATGGCTTACCAATATAAATGGGTTCAACATCAGCAACCTCCCCAACTAATCGAGCAAACGCCCCATTTCCAGGAAGGAATCCATATTCAGTCGGAAATTTAATATCTTGATTTGTTGCGATAAACGCTGCACCTTTTTGAATAGCAATCGTTGCCTTGGCAAGTGCCGTATAATCCAAGGTGCGATCAATACCCATAACGAACACCTCTGGCTCTTCCTCAACAGGCTCAATACCTTCATTTAATAACGCTTTACGAATACCATCAGAGCCCATCATGGCAACTTTTTGACCTGGAAAGTTTCGCGCAATATATTTGGCTGTCACCAATGCACTTGAGTAAATATGTTCAAGAGGTGCATTTACACCAACGGCGATTAAAGCCTCCTGCAGCTGCTCTCTAGTCTTAGAGGAATTGTTTGTAACATAGAAAGGCTCAATACCAATTTCCTGTAAACGTTGAATAAAAGAGATTGCAGAAGAGATGCCCTCTTTTCCACGATAAACTGTACCATCTAAATCAAAGCAATATGCCTTATAGTTTTTCATTGATGATCCTCTGGTAAAAATGCAGATACTGGGCCAAGTTCATTTGTTAAATAATCATTTACGGCTGGTGGGAACTGCTTTAATGCAGGTAGACTTGCTGTTAACACATCGATTACTTCCTGAATATCGACCTCTATAAACTCACGAACAAGCATTTTACGTAAGCCAACAACTGCTTTTAATGGCGCTTCCATTTCTGTTGATACAACTTTTTCATCGATTAATATATCAATAATATCCTCATAGCTTCCCGGATCACGCATAATGAAGCCGTCTATCATCAAATTTCCAACATCCATCATTGACTCCATAATATTGTGACCAATTCGCTCGATTGCTAATTTTTTAATATCATTTTGCAGCCAATTATCTTCTGCCTCTAAAATAGCTAATAATCCATCTAAGTACTGTAAATTTTTTGTGATTTTATTACGATCTACAAAATACACAAGGAAAGCCCCCATTCAAATCTTTAAAAGTTGATAGTCTTTTCTCTTCTATAGTACCATATCTATAGGACTGGAAGGAGATTAAAAGATGGAACGTTTTTTTTTATATGATGATGTAGAGGATACAAAAACACGCTTTGTCAGTTTTGCAGGAAAGAAGCTTCGTTATGATTTAGCTATTTTGCAATCGGGTCGTTTTTTTGGTAAAGTGCTTGTCATGGATATTCAATTTGGACGCTTCGCCATTATTGGTCCAGACGATATAGAAGAGCCTGGCTATCTTGAGCATGTTTACAATCGTTCAGAGGAAGAAACTGTTGAATTACGAGAATATTTACGTGAATTATTGAATTAACACCCTTTAAAAATAGGGTGTTTTTTTATAAGAGACCCATTAAGAATTGCCTACAAAAAAATTCCGCTTTCTACAGGCATATTGCATGTAAAGCAGAAGATAGCGGAATTTTTTGGTAACAATCTTAAAAACAATTTATCCAACCATAAGCTAATCATTAGTCAAAATAGAAGGATTATCTTGATTTCGTGGCTTATCTTTATTTTCATTATCGTTTTGCTTTTTGGCTTGATTATTTTGTCCAATAACCCCTAAGTCGTCGACACTAATATCAAAACCATACCCATACTCCTCGCGGTCTACTGTTTTTTTATTGTGCTGTTCTTTAGTCAAGTTCATCACCTCCATTTAGTAAACTATCCTTTTTTATATGATTTATACGTGACTCCTTGTGCATCTTCAATTATCCAATTAGCTGCACTTATTAAATCTGGAAAAATTGCGTCTGCTAATGGATCTCTTTCCCCTAAAAAAACACCTTTGGTTCCTGCCCGTTTTCCCGCTATAATATCCGTGTCCGTATCTCCCACCATATAGGATTTGGATAAATCAATATTATACTTTTCCCCAAGGTCTACGATTAGTTTACTATTGGGCTTACGGCAGTCACAGCCCGACTTTGGTTTATGTGGACAATAGACTACTTCGTGTATAATGGCACCGTCCTTTTTTAATTCCTTCATCATATGCTCATGTATTTTTTGAAGCTTTGACTCTTTCATATACCCTAAGCCAACCCCACCTTGATTAGTTACCACAAATATATAGTCAAAGTACTTATTTAATTTTTTTATAGCCTCTGGCACACGGGGCAGGAAATAAAAATCCTTGGGCTTATTCACAAACTTAACACGATTCGTTAACACCTCATTAATTACACCGTCACGATCTAAAAATACAGCTTTTTTCATCTTAGCAACACACCTTTAATTTTAAATATACATTTATTAGTGTGCCCCAAATTACAAAAAATCATCTTTTACAAATTTAAAAACCTGATGCAAATGGCATCAGGTTTTTCCTGTTGTTGAAATACTATTATGTCAATGAAATCAAGGTGACAAATTAAAAAGTATATCCCTTTTTCAAAACGAGGGGTTGATCTCCGTTCCGACTGAGTGCTTTCCTGGGGGCGTCCGATGAGCCGCTTCACTCGCGCTCCAGGGTCTCATCTGTGACGCTGAATCCCCAAGGAGTCACTCAGTCTACACTCCAATCAACCATTGCTCATAGTATTTTCATTGGCATTTCACATAAATGTATAGTGATAAATTGAAGTCTTAGCCATCACTATTTTTGTGCAAAAATGGAGCTTTGATAACATTTTTCTATGTAAATGCAGAGCGACAGTAATAAGTGGCTTTATGTAAAGTGACAAATTAGTTTTATGCATAAAATGAAAGCTGAAAGCTATAGAATTGTACCACTTTTCTATCCATGTTAATGGTGGTTAGTAATATGCTTTTACTTTACTTTTGAAGGAAGAAAATATTTAAAATTCTACACTATTGCAGATTGGAGTGCAAGGCTACTCGACTCCCGTGGGATAGCGAGACAGACGAGACCCTGCACGGAGCGTCAGCGCAGGAAGCGGCTCGTCGCTCGCCCACTGGAAAGCGAGTAGCCTGGAACGGAAATCACCTTCATTTTGACTAAATATTCACAAAGAGTCCCTTGACCATTTAGTTTTTCAACACTATGAAAAACCCTGATGCAAATGGCATCAGGGTTTTGTTGTTGTTTATTCCAGTATTGGCTCATTTTCAATTGGCTTTGTCACTTCGTTATCTTCACCAATAACCTCTTCTTGTTGGTAAATAGCTTTACCAGATTTACGTAATACGAAATAGGCACAGCCAAAATTACAAAACTCATATAAATAATCTTGAAGCGTACTAATTTTCGTATCGAAAGTGGATTTTTGATTTTTATCATCAAAAAAGCCTTTTAAGCGTAATTGATTATAGCCCCAATCGCCCACAATATAATCGTATCTGGCTAAAATATCTGAGTATCGCTCATTAAATACTTCCTCTTGAAAGGCGTCTCGGTAATCTTCAATAATCTCATATTCATATCCATCAATAATAATCAAAGTGACACCACCTATTCTATGACAGCTTTTGCTTTATAATTCTGCTTGTAATTGTCGTTCTTTTGTTGCTGCATTCACTTGCTCATCAGCATGATAGCTACTACGCACAAGTGGGCCAGCCTCGCAATGCTTAAAGCCTTTTTCCATCGCAATTTTACGTAGCTTCCCAAATTCTATTGGAGAATAGTACTTTTTAACAGGCAAATGCTTTTTCGTTGGCTGTAAGTATTGACCGATAGTCATAATATCTACATTATTTGCTCGTAGATCATCCATTACTTCCAAAATTTCTTCATGTGTCTCACCTAAGCCGATCATTAAAGAAGACTTTGTAGGGATATCTGGCTGCATTTCTTTTGCCAAGCGAAGGAATTCTAAGGAACGCTCATATTTTGCACGTGCACGTACTCTAGGCGTTAAGCGGCGCACCGTCTCAATATTATGGTTTAAAATATCTGGCTTTGCGTCCATTAAAATTTGCAGGTTCTCTTGTAAGCCACCTAAATCAGATGGTAGGACTTCTACAGATGTAAACGGACTCTTACGTCGAATCGCACGCACCGTTTCAGCTAGTACTTGTGCGCCACCATCCTTTAAGTCATCACGCGCAACCATTGTAATAACAACGTGCTTCAAATTCATAATGGCTACCGAATCTGCTACACGCTCTGGTTCAGCTAAATCTAGCTCATTTGGCAAGCCCGTTTTAACGGCACAAAAACGGCAAGCACGCGTACAAACAGAACCTAAAATCATCATTGTTGCTGTACGACGTTCGCCCCAGCACTCATGAATATTAGGACAGCGTGCTTCCTCACATACTGTATGCAGATTTTTTTCACGCATCAGTTTTTTTAGCCCTTTATATTCATCATTTGTGTTTAGTTTAATTTTTAGCCAGTCCGGTTTTCTTAAATGTTCTTCCTTATTTGTGCTTGTAGGTTTACAAGATGTCATACGAATATCGCCCCTATCAAAAATGTGCTTTTTTTATATTAACTATCTTTACTGTTGTCAATGTAACATATTAAAGGAACGGCAACAACTATCACAGCAACTTTTCTATTTATCAAATGGTATAGGTATTTCAAGTGATGGCTGAGTCCCCTCAGTACCATTTGTATAAACATTAGGCACAGGCCCCCTTGTCAACCCCATTGCGACTGGGATATCCTGCGTAATGGTTGAGGATTTACTAGCGAATGGGACAATGATTTGTACATTTACCTCTATACGAATTCCTACTTCCACAAACGCACTGTTAATACCATATTCCGTTATGGAAGAAGTAACATCACTATGCACATTACCAATTACATGAAAGCGTGCTGGAATTTTAGGACCTAAATTCCCCAGTAATGGAATATTAGCTGCTTGGCTTATTGGTATATAAAAGACAATCCCATTTCCTTCTTTTATTTTATTTAAATCATATTCAATATTATCGAGATCTGGCAAACTCGATAAATCTCCTAGTTCTGCTTGCTCCAAATACATTTTTACTTGCTTTACTGTGTCTGCACGTACTCGATTAATGATTTCTGTATTAATTTTCAAATCAGAGCTGCTGTTGGGAGATACTTCTACAAGAACGTCATTAATATCTAAAACATTTAAAGATGCTTTGCTCACAACATAGGATGCAATTTTATTGGTTTGTACTTCAGCATATTGTAAGTAGGTGGGCATAAGTCGCTCGTTCAAAAAATAAATGAATAAAGAAACACCTATAATGATGCTTACGATTAATAAGGTCAAACGATTTAACCGTTTTCCCTTTTTTCTATAGCTACCATAATGACTATAATTACTATATGATCTCAATTTCATTCTTTTTCGAGGGAAAAACAAAAAAATCTCCTCCTGTTCCATAAAATATGAACAGGAGGAGATTTTTATTCGACCTTGGACGGTACAACATAGTCTGTTTCTACACATTCAATTGTTAAGCCAGGGTAATCCACTAAATTAATTTCATATGTAGCTGATAATAATTGATTTTGCTCCTCAAAAACACGAATAAATGGTAATGCAGCATTCAAAGTATTTTGTCTTGATACGATGCCTCTACGATTATCCGATAATTTTAAAATAACCCCATTTGGATAATGGACAACCGCCTTTTTCAAAGCTCTTACAATACGTGCATCATAAATAGTACCTGCACCCGCCTCTACAATTGCTAGGCCCTGTGATGGTAGCATTTTCTCACGGTAAACTCGATTTGTGGTCACCGCATCAAAGACATCAGCGACACCAATAATTTTAGCAAACGGATGAATTTCGAAATCAACTAAGCCTCGAGGATAGCCACTGCCATCAATGCGTTCATGGTGCTGGAATGCACAGTGAGCTACTAGCAATGATATAGAATGTAAATTACGTAACAAATCAAAGCCATAACGTGTATGCTTTTTCATCGTATCAAATTCCTCATTGGATAAGCGTCCGGGCTTTGTGAGAATTTCCTTTGGTACCATTAGCTTGCCTACATCATGTAACAAAGCACCAATGCCAATCAAACGTAAATCCTCTGCTGAATATCCAAGCTCCTTCGCAATAGCTATCGAATAGAGCGTAACCTGAAAGGAATGTTGATATAAATATTCATCAAATAAATATGCATCTGTAAGTATTGTTAAAATTTCATCATTTCCAGTAACTGCTGACAGTAACTCATCTACAATTGAGACAATCGCTTTTGACTGCTGGTCAAGTATATAAGAGGCATTCACTGGATTTAATCCATCCATTGATTGAAAAGAACTCTTAATGGTTGAAACTGCCTTATTTCGCATTGCAGTTGGAACGGTTTCCTTTACTTCAATCCCCTCAGAAATTTCATCATCTATATATAGATAATGCATATTTAATTCCTGAAGTCTTTGAATAATGCGGTCATTTATCACAACATCCTTCTTTAATAAAGGATGTCCAGCCTCATTCCAAATAGTTCTTCCTAATACCATTCCTTCTTTTAATACATCGATTGAAATTAATCGCATGACCTCTTCCCCAATCCATTCTAAAAGCATTGATTTCTACGGCTTAAAAATTCTTTGCCCATAATCTATCATTATATTTCGTAAAAATTCTGGTAAAATATATTTTTTCTTCGCATATTTAAAACTTGGATAAAAATAACCAAATGTAAATAAATCAAGTGTTACTAATTTATAAATTCGTTCGTTATCTGCAAGCTTTCCATTGATAAGCAACTGACGATCCTCATTCATGGAAAAGCCATAAGTCAGCATCTTTCCAAAGATTACGCCCCTAAATCCTAGACCTTTCAACTCAATATAGGGCCACTCTTCATTTTTGGATTGCTGGAATATTTCTTTCATTTCTGCAACCGTTAATTCAATCGTACATAAATTAATTGGATGTGGGAAAATCCTATGCAAGTCCAGTGCAGTTACAGTTCCCTTTGGTAGACCATCTAAAAATATTCCCGCATTAAATAATGCACAGTCTGCTCCGCTTTTATCTAAGATGGCCCGTGCAAATAAATCGGATAATTGCGAATAATGGAACCATTCCTTATTGTACGATTTTTCCGTTGTAAATATTGGGATATCTAGTAATCGCTTGCCTTCTTCCTCATATGACTGTACAATATCTATCTCATTTT
This genomic stretch from Lysinibacillus pakistanensis harbors:
- the lipA gene encoding lipoyl synthase — translated: MTSCKPTSTNKEEHLRKPDWLKIKLNTNDEYKGLKKLMREKNLHTVCEEARCPNIHECWGERRTATMMILGSVCTRACRFCAVKTGLPNELDLAEPERVADSVAIMNLKHVVITMVARDDLKDGGAQVLAETVRAIRRKSPFTSVEVLPSDLGGLQENLQILMDAKPDILNHNIETVRRLTPRVRARAKYERSLEFLRLAKEMQPDIPTKSSLMIGLGETHEEILEVMDDLRANNVDIMTIGQYLQPTKKHLPVKKYYSPIEFGKLRKIAMEKGFKHCEAGPLVRSSYHADEQVNAATKERQLQAEL
- a CDS encoding D-glycero-alpha-D-manno-heptose-1,7-bisphosphate 7-phosphatase, with the translated sequence MKKAVFLDRDGVINEVLTNRVKFVNKPKDFYFLPRVPEAIKKLNKYFDYIFVVTNQGGVGLGYMKESKLQKIHEHMMKELKKDGAIIHEVVYCPHKPKSGCDCRKPNSKLIVDLGEKYNIDLSKSYMVGDTDTDIIAGKRAGTKGVFLGERDPLADAIFPDLISAANWIIEDAQGVTYKSYKKG
- a CDS encoding DUF3055 domain-containing protein; protein product: MERFFLYDDVEDTKTRFVSFAGKKLRYDLAILQSGRFFGKVLVMDIQFGRFAIIGPDDIEEPGYLEHVYNRSEEETVELREYLRELLN
- a CDS encoding DUF86 domain-containing protein — encoded protein: MYFVDRNKITKNLQYLDGLLAILEAEDNWLQNDIKKLAIERIGHNIMESMMDVGNLMIDGFIMRDPGSYEDIIDILIDEKVVSTEMEAPLKAVVGLRKMLVREFIEVDIQEVIDVLTASLPALKQFPPAVNDYLTNELGPVSAFLPEDHQ
- the yunB gene encoding sporulation protein YunB: MEQEEIFLFFPRKRMKLRSYSNYSHYGSYRKKGKRLNRLTLLIVSIIIGVSLFIYFLNERLMPTYLQYAEVQTNKIASYVVSKASLNVLDINDVLVEVSPNSSSDLKINTEIINRVRADTVKQVKMYLEQAELGDLSSLPDLDNIEYDLNKIKEGNGIVFYIPISQAANIPLLGNLGPKIPARFHVIGNVHSDVTSSITEYGINSAFVEVGIRIEVNVQIIVPFASKSSTITQDIPVAMGLTRGPVPNVYTNGTEGTQPSLEIPIPFDK
- a CDS encoding HD-GYP domain-containing protein, with translation MRLISIDVLKEGMVLGRTIWNEAGHPLLKKDVVINDRIIQRLQELNMHYLYIDDEISEGIEVKETVPTAMRNKAVSTIKSSFQSMDGLNPVNASYILDQQSKAIVSIVDELLSAVTGNDEILTILTDAYLFDEYLYQHSFQVTLYSIAIAKELGYSAEDLRLIGIGALLHDVGKLMVPKEILTKPGRLSNEEFDTMKKHTRYGFDLLRNLHSISLLVAHCAFQHHERIDGSGYPRGLVDFEIHPFAKIIGVADVFDAVTTNRVYREKMLPSQGLAIVEAGAGTIYDARIVRALKKAVVHYPNGVILKLSDNRRGIVSRQNTLNAALPFIRVFEEQNQLLSATYEINLVDYPGLTIECVETDYVVPSKVE
- a CDS encoding YutD family protein: MIIIDGYEYEIIEDYRDAFQEEVFNERYSDILARYDYIVGDWGYNQLRLKGFFDDKNQKSTFDTKISTLQDYLYEFCNFGCAYFVLRKSGKAIYQQEEVIGEDNEVTKPIENEPILE
- a CDS encoding TIGR01457 family HAD-type hydrolase, which encodes MKNYKAYCFDLDGTVYRGKEGISSAISFIQRLQEIGIEPFYVTNNSSKTREQLQEALIAVGVNAPLEHIYSSALVTAKYIARNFPGQKVAMMGSDGIRKALLNEGIEPVEEEPEVFVMGIDRTLDYTALAKATIAIQKGAAFIATNQDIKFPTEYGFLPGNGAFARLVGEVADVEPIYIGKPSPAMLEMIASQHGFTKEEMVMIGDNYDTDIMCGIRFGCDTIHVNTGVTPTSSVLEKEQQPTYVIEALI
- a CDS encoding YuzB family protein, yielding MNPMVEFCVSNLANGSQKAYEILERDPNIDVLEYGCLSYCTKCSESFYAIVNGELVEADSPEALTDAIYQFIEENPLW